A single Bacillus sp. OxB-1 DNA region contains:
- a CDS encoding alpha/beta fold hydrolase — protein sequence MEVVEMGTCLTNGVELYYEVAGEGEALVFTHGASWDHAQWRPQMEHFQKNYRTVAWDVRGHGHSTLPDGEVDSEEFARDLIGLLDHLQIKKAHLCGLSMGGHISLQTAIRYPDRVISLALIGTPFTNVFNWYEKLLVPFNRFSNLFISMDWMASMQASMLSRFNPDNKRYIEQAVSNIPKTNWIRLWDAITRMESKEELAKVECPTLILYGDHDTMVQRQQEYMHRTIPFSILEVIPNAHHATNLDNPEAVNLAMEMFLRGIQQARSET from the coding sequence GTGGAGGTGGTTGAAATGGGAACCTGCCTGACCAATGGAGTCGAGTTGTATTATGAGGTGGCGGGGGAAGGGGAAGCGCTCGTTTTCACGCATGGTGCTTCCTGGGATCATGCACAATGGCGGCCGCAAATGGAGCACTTCCAAAAGAATTACCGGACGGTCGCGTGGGATGTCCGGGGGCACGGCCATTCCACCTTGCCGGATGGGGAAGTGGATTCGGAAGAGTTCGCCCGCGATCTCATTGGGTTACTCGACCATTTACAAATAAAAAAAGCGCATTTATGCGGGTTGTCGATGGGGGGCCATATTTCTCTTCAAACCGCCATCCGATACCCGGATCGGGTCATTTCGTTAGCATTAATCGGCACGCCTTTTACGAATGTTTTTAATTGGTATGAGAAATTATTGGTTCCCTTCAATCGGTTTTCCAATTTATTCATTTCGATGGACTGGATGGCCAGCATGCAGGCAAGTATGTTATCCCGGTTTAATCCAGATAATAAACGCTACATTGAGCAAGCCGTAAGCAACATTCCGAAAACCAATTGGATTCGGCTCTGGGACGCCATTACGAGAATGGAAAGTAAAGAGGAGTTGGCAAAAGTCGAATGCCCGACTCTCATTCTATACGGCGACCATGATACAATGGTTCAGCGGCAGCAGGAATACATGCATCGCACCATTCCCTTCTCCATCTTGGAAGTCATTCCAAATGCGCATCATGCAACCAATCTGGATAACCCGGAGGCGGTCAATCTAGCGATGGAGATGTTCTTACGGGGAATTCAACAGGCAAGGAGTGAAACATAA
- a CDS encoding DUF4870 domain-containing protein, which translates to METTGLKVLVHASAFFAPFLVPFIVFLVIEDEEIKRLSVQALLFQLVMGALIFLSILLIVVLIGIPMLIVFGLMTIIVPIIGIVKALQGETYNYPFVRNFFRA; encoded by the coding sequence ATCGAAACAACAGGTTTGAAAGTTCTGGTTCATGCGAGCGCTTTCTTTGCACCATTTTTGGTCCCGTTCATCGTCTTTCTCGTCATCGAAGATGAGGAGATTAAGCGATTATCCGTCCAGGCATTATTATTCCAATTGGTCATGGGAGCCTTGATTTTCCTATCGATCTTACTCATCGTTGTGTTGATCGGTATTCCGATGCTCATCGTATTCGGTTTGATGACCATTATCGTTCCGATTATCGGAATCGTGAAGGCATTGCAGGGGGAAACCTATAACTACCCGTTCGTCAGAAACTTTTTCAGAGCGTGA
- the pepF gene encoding oligoendopeptidase F gives MKTLPARSEVNEKDTWNLADLFKTEEDYEQAIADLEQEVGRFAEQFEGRIDNPTIINEALGKYRGIMEKFIPAATYASLASSVDQTDDTAQLRESRFGTFAAKLSETLSFVSSELSALPAETLTEAAAQSEGHARYLKQIIRKKPHQLHPEAEKTLAAFSATFNAPYGLYNVTKLVDMTFGDFVAGGESYPLSYVTFEGGWESEPDTAKRRAAFDAFSAKLKEYQHTTAKTYDMHVQMEKTTSDLRGYENIFDYLLMDQEVDRSMYNRQIDLIMEELAPHMRKYAKLLQKVHRLDTMTFADLKIPLDPTYEPKITFEESKRYMDDALSIMGKDYAAMVDKAYEERWIDHAQNLGKSTGAFCSSPYGNHSYILISWTGSMEDVFVLAHELGHAGHFHYTNSEQNIFNADPSLYFIEAPSTLNEMLMASHLLKNSDDPKFKRWVISSIVSRTYYHNFVTHLLEAAYQRKVYERVDGGGNVNATILNGLKHEVLEEFWGDAVVINEGAELTWMRQPHYYMGLYPYTYSAGLTISTQVSERILQEGQPAVDDWLNVLKAGGTKTPAELSQMAGVDITTEEPLKKTIAYIGSLIDELIQLTEQIEA, from the coding sequence ATGAAGACTTTGCCAGCGCGTTCAGAAGTGAATGAGAAGGACACATGGAATTTAGCGGATTTATTCAAAACAGAAGAAGATTATGAACAGGCGATTGCCGATTTGGAACAGGAAGTCGGCCGATTCGCGGAGCAATTCGAGGGGCGAATCGATAATCCAACTATTATCAACGAAGCCTTGGGCAAGTATCGTGGCATCATGGAAAAATTCATACCCGCAGCCACCTATGCCAGCTTGGCTTCCAGTGTGGATCAGACCGACGATACTGCTCAGCTGCGAGAAAGCAGATTCGGGACATTTGCAGCTAAGTTGAGCGAGACCCTATCCTTTGTCTCCAGCGAATTATCCGCTTTGCCGGCTGAAACATTAACAGAAGCCGCCGCCCAATCCGAAGGCCATGCAAGATATCTGAAACAGATCATCCGGAAAAAACCCCATCAACTGCATCCAGAGGCGGAAAAGACATTGGCCGCCTTTTCGGCCACTTTCAACGCGCCATACGGATTGTACAATGTGACAAAACTGGTCGATATGACATTCGGTGATTTCGTAGCAGGTGGTGAATCGTATCCTCTGAGCTACGTCACTTTTGAAGGCGGTTGGGAATCAGAGCCCGATACGGCAAAACGACGGGCCGCCTTTGATGCGTTTTCAGCCAAATTAAAAGAATATCAACATACGACTGCCAAAACATATGATATGCATGTCCAAATGGAAAAAACGACTTCCGACTTGCGTGGCTATGAGAACATCTTCGATTACTTACTGATGGATCAGGAAGTGGACCGCTCGATGTACAATCGGCAAATCGATCTGATCATGGAGGAACTGGCGCCCCATATGCGGAAATACGCTAAACTGCTGCAAAAGGTCCATCGCTTGGATACGATGACATTCGCGGATTTGAAAATCCCGCTCGATCCGACGTATGAACCGAAAATAACGTTTGAAGAGTCGAAAAGGTATATGGATGACGCCCTCTCCATCATGGGAAAAGACTATGCGGCCATGGTGGATAAAGCTTATGAAGAGCGTTGGATCGATCATGCACAAAATCTTGGAAAATCGACAGGCGCTTTTTGTTCCAGCCCGTATGGGAATCATTCCTATATCTTAATTTCCTGGACAGGAAGTATGGAAGATGTCTTCGTCCTTGCCCATGAATTGGGACATGCGGGGCATTTCCATTATACAAACAGCGAACAGAACATTTTCAATGCGGACCCGTCACTCTATTTCATCGAAGCGCCCTCCACTTTGAATGAAATGCTGATGGCCAGCCATCTGCTGAAAAACTCCGATGATCCGAAATTCAAGAGATGGGTCATCTCGTCGATCGTATCCCGGACGTACTACCATAACTTTGTCACCCATTTGCTGGAGGCGGCTTATCAACGGAAAGTTTATGAGCGGGTTGATGGAGGGGGCAATGTCAACGCAACGATTTTGAATGGTCTCAAACACGAGGTGCTGGAAGAATTCTGGGGCGATGCTGTCGTCATCAACGAAGGGGCCGAACTGACCTGGATGAGACAGCCGCATTATTATATGGGACTCTATCCGTACACGTACAGCGCCGGCCTGACAATTTCGACGCAAGTGTCCGAACGCATCTTACAAGAAGGACAGCCAGCTGTGGACGATTGGCTGAACGTCTTGAAAGCAGGAGGGACAAAGACACCAGCAGAGCTTTCCCAAATGGCAGGAGTCGATATTACAACGGAGGAGCCATTGAAAAAGACAATTGCTTATATCGGCAGTCTGATTGATGAATTGATTCAGCTGACTGAGCAGATCGAAGCATAA